From Primulina huaijiensis isolate GDHJ02 chromosome 15, ASM1229523v2, whole genome shotgun sequence, one genomic window encodes:
- the LOC140958422 gene encoding pentatricopeptide repeat-containing protein At5g61800-like isoform X1: MPIKCIQTTNLTNTLQNHCKTIVQIHQVHAQAITRGLVSLHPVPLLTKILRLLTFLPTQSQTMDISYSNNGYATRVFDLIPYPSTFNYNCIIRSCTFLSSSSCNAFFFFKKMRRESVSPDFHTFPFVLKACGLFGRVMILLGETLHSELLKFGFFADVFVCNSLACAYLRFGDVDRAHKVFEESMFRDVVTYNVIINGFLKAGEIEKARMVFDQMPDRDSVSWGTLLAGYAKLGYCVEAIDLFDKMVDLRVNYDNVALVSVLSACAQVGELTKGKKIHDQIERGGIRLDSYLGTGLVDMYAKCGSIEFAIDVFDSCLVKNVSLWNAMLFGLAMHGNGKVLLQHFSRMVKDGIRPDGVTILGVLVGCSHSGLINEAKVIFREMESVYNVPRELKHYGCMADLLGRAGLIKEVVELIQAMPMGGDVFVWGGLLGGCKIHGNIKVAEDAAKRVMEVKPGDGGVYSLLAHMYANAERWEDLTNVRRLRDSRWGIKKSAGCSLIELEGIKHEFVSGDSLHLRTDEIYFVLNGLEVQQYEAF; the protein is encoded by the coding sequence ATGCCAATTAAATGCATACAAACAACGAATCTCACAAACACCTTACAAAATCACTGCAAAACCATTGTCCAAATTCATCAAGTTCATGCACAGGCAATTACCAGAGGGCTTGTCTCCCTGCACCCGGTTCCTCTTCTCACTAAAATTCTTCGACTTCTTACGTTCTTACCAACCCAATCGCAAACCATGGATATTTCATACTCCAATAATGGATACGCCACCAGGGTTTTCGATCTTATTCCCTATCCATCAACTTTTAACTACAATTGCATCATCAGGTCGTGTACTTTCTTGTCCTCCTCTTCTTgtaatgcttttttttttttcaaaaaaatgcgCCGAGAATCGGTCTCACCTGATTTTCACACCTTCCCTTTTGTTCTTAAAGCTTGCGGGTTGTTTGGGAGGGTGATGATTCTACTCGGTGAGACCCTTCATTCAGAGTTGTTGAAATTTGGGTTCTTTGCTGATGTTTTTGTTTGTAATTCGTTGGCTTGTGCTTACCTTAGATTTGGTGATGTTGATCGTGCCCATAAGGTGTTTGAGGAGAGTATGTTTAGAGATGTGGTGACTTATAATGTGATTATTAATGGGTTTCTAAAGGCGGGTGAGATTGAGAAGGCGAGGATGGTGTTCGATCAAATGCCTGATAGAGATTCGGTTTCTTGGGGAACCCTTCTGGCGGGGTACGCGAAATTAGGTTATTGCGTAGAGGCAATAgatttgtttgataaaatgGTTGATTTGAGGGTCAATTATGACAATGTAGCTCTGGTTTCAGTACTTTCGGCTTGTGCACAGGTCGGGGAGCTGACAAAAGGGAAGAAAATACATGATCAAATTGAGAGAGGTGGGATTAGATTAGATTCGTATCTGGGCACTGGATTGGTTGACATGTATGCAAAATGTGGTTCTATCGAGTTTGCTATTGACGTCTTTGATTCCTGTCTTGTAAAGAATGTATCTTTATGGAATGCTATGCTTTTTGGGCTGGCTATGCATGGAAATGGCAAAGTGTTGCTTCAGCACTTTTCAAGAATGGTTAAAGATGGTATTAGACCCGATGGAGTGACTATTTTAGGGGTTCTTGTGGGCTGCAGCCACTCGGGGCTTATAAATGAGGCTAAGGTGATCTTTCGGGAAATGGAGAGTGTTTACAATGTTCCACGAGAATTGAAGCATTATGGATGCATGGCAGATTTGCTTGGACGTGCAGGGTTAATCAAGGAAGTCGTGGAGTTGATACAGGCGATGCCAATGGGTGGAGATGTGTTTGTTTGGGGAGGATTGCTTGGAGGATGTAAAATACATGGGAATATCAAGGTAGCGGAGGATGCTGCCAAACGTGTGATGGAGGTAAAGCCAGGAGATGGTGGGGTTTACTCGCTTTTGGCTCATATGTACGCGAATGCGGAGAGGTGGGAGGATTTGACGAATGTACGGAGATTGAGGGATAGTAGATGGGGGATCAAGAAAAGTGCTGGATGTAGTTTGATTGAATTGGAAGGGATTAAGCATGAGTTTGTCTCTGGTGATAGTTTGCATCTTCGCACAGATGAGATATACTTTGTTTTGAATGGATTGGAGGTTCAACAATACGAAGCTTTTTAG
- the LOC140958422 gene encoding pentatricopeptide repeat-containing protein At5g61800-like isoform X2 codes for MDTPPGFSILFPIHQLLTTIASSACGLFGRVMILLGETLHSELLKFGFFADVFVCNSLACAYLRFGDVDRAHKVFEESMFRDVVTYNVIINGFLKAGEIEKARMVFDQMPDRDSVSWGTLLAGYAKLGYCVEAIDLFDKMVDLRVNYDNVALVSVLSACAQVGELTKGKKIHDQIERGGIRLDSYLGTGLVDMYAKCGSIEFAIDVFDSCLVKNVSLWNAMLFGLAMHGNGKVLLQHFSRMVKDGIRPDGVTILGVLVGCSHSGLINEAKVIFREMESVYNVPRELKHYGCMADLLGRAGLIKEVVELIQAMPMGGDVFVWGGLLGGCKIHGNIKVAEDAAKRVMEVKPGDGGVYSLLAHMYANAERWEDLTNVRRLRDSRWGIKKSAGCSLIELEGIKHEFVSGDSLHLRTDEIYFVLNGLEVQQYEAF; via the exons ATGGATACGCCACCAGGGTTTTCGATCTTATTCCCTATCCATCAACTTTTAACTACAATTGCATCATCAG CTTGCGGGTTGTTTGGGAGGGTGATGATTCTACTCGGTGAGACCCTTCATTCAGAGTTGTTGAAATTTGGGTTCTTTGCTGATGTTTTTGTTTGTAATTCGTTGGCTTGTGCTTACCTTAGATTTGGTGATGTTGATCGTGCCCATAAGGTGTTTGAGGAGAGTATGTTTAGAGATGTGGTGACTTATAATGTGATTATTAATGGGTTTCTAAAGGCGGGTGAGATTGAGAAGGCGAGGATGGTGTTCGATCAAATGCCTGATAGAGATTCGGTTTCTTGGGGAACCCTTCTGGCGGGGTACGCGAAATTAGGTTATTGCGTAGAGGCAATAgatttgtttgataaaatgGTTGATTTGAGGGTCAATTATGACAATGTAGCTCTGGTTTCAGTACTTTCGGCTTGTGCACAGGTCGGGGAGCTGACAAAAGGGAAGAAAATACATGATCAAATTGAGAGAGGTGGGATTAGATTAGATTCGTATCTGGGCACTGGATTGGTTGACATGTATGCAAAATGTGGTTCTATCGAGTTTGCTATTGACGTCTTTGATTCCTGTCTTGTAAAGAATGTATCTTTATGGAATGCTATGCTTTTTGGGCTGGCTATGCATGGAAATGGCAAAGTGTTGCTTCAGCACTTTTCAAGAATGGTTAAAGATGGTATTAGACCCGATGGAGTGACTATTTTAGGGGTTCTTGTGGGCTGCAGCCACTCGGGGCTTATAAATGAGGCTAAGGTGATCTTTCGGGAAATGGAGAGTGTTTACAATGTTCCACGAGAATTGAAGCATTATGGATGCATGGCAGATTTGCTTGGACGTGCAGGGTTAATCAAGGAAGTCGTGGAGTTGATACAGGCGATGCCAATGGGTGGAGATGTGTTTGTTTGGGGAGGATTGCTTGGAGGATGTAAAATACATGGGAATATCAAGGTAGCGGAGGATGCTGCCAAACGTGTGATGGAGGTAAAGCCAGGAGATGGTGGGGTTTACTCGCTTTTGGCTCATATGTACGCGAATGCGGAGAGGTGGGAGGATTTGACGAATGTACGGAGATTGAGGGATAGTAGATGGGGGATCAAGAAAAGTGCTGGATGTAGTTTGATTGAATTGGAAGGGATTAAGCATGAGTTTGTCTCTGGTGATAGTTTGCATCTTCGCACAGATGAGATATACTTTGTTTTGAATGGATTGGAGGTTCAACAATACGAAGCTTTTTAG